A window of Scophthalmus maximus strain ysfricsl-2021 chromosome 10, ASM2237912v1, whole genome shotgun sequence contains these coding sequences:
- the LOC118283925 gene encoding growth-regulated alpha protein: MWLRDSVSTLTFASTMKLCPQSVCQLAFLSLCCVLITVRELDGSFVPGRCLCPQTQSGIRGQLKELSVYQKSPSCDKVTVIVTMKSNNEQVCLSPEAPLGKQLIHCWNRAHKLDRDVKLCLRRRRRGRGGKRQRSRQRSRGNTAKVSSSNSQ; the protein is encoded by the exons ATGTGGCTCAGGGACTCAGTGTCAACGCTCACCTTTGCCTCCACAATGAAGCTGTGCccccagtctgtctgtcagctcgCCTTCCTGAGCCTCTGCTGTGTACTGATCACCG tgaggGAGTTGGACGGCTCATTTGTCCCGGGAAGATGCTTGTGTCCACAGACGCAATCGGGCATCAGAGGGCAACTGAAAGAGCTCTCAGTCTACCAAAAGAGCCCCAGCTGCGACAAGGTCACAGTCAT agtgaCAATGAAGAGCAACAATGAACAAGTGTGTCTGAGTCCAGAGGCACCGCTGGGCAAACAGCTGATTCACTGCTGGAATAG AGCTCATAAGTTGGACCGCGATGTGAAACTGTGcctgaggaggcggaggagagggagaggtggcaAGCGCCAGCGGTCTCGACAGAGGAGCCGGGGCAACACCGCGAAAGTCTCATCTTCCAACTCCCAGTAG
- the tmem72 gene encoding transmembrane protein 72 isoform X2, translating into MVIDRHLVATSQTSVLCAVGVDTLQQGEFNSLGIYLLVSSVAIMTFEMAYFLDALLFMCLPCPPNWQLFVLWGKMARIGGFHKFLYYSIMSVVCFLHPVLVWHAIIPGIMLLVTAFFNFILSKKTKSKSHKRPQESYGDQGLPTVCVAQRAGSDSTVSFFSAVAGRRGGGVALTSGDLCLGLGERGESVQAMLELEETAAPKDADSERRRWTERRLISFRGREEPVEREMEEMDGYCEPDTTSDTAPMITD; encoded by the exons ATGGTTATCGACAGACATCTAGTGGCCACTTCACAAACAAGcg tgttgtGTGCTGTGGGAGTGGACACTCTACAACAGGGGGAATTCAACAGCCTCGGCATATACCTACT AGTGTCATCGGTTGCCATCATGACCTTTGAGATGGCCTATTTCCTGGACGCTCTCCTGTTCATGTGTTTGCC cTGTCCTCCAAACTggcagctgtttgtgttgtggggGAAGATGGCTCGCATTGGAGGCTTCCATAAGTTCCTCTATTACTCCATCATGTCAGTGGTCTGCTTCTTGCACCCTGTGTTGGTGTGGCACGCCATTATCCCAG GGATAATGCTTCTGGTGACCGCTTTTTTCAACTTCATACtcagcaagaaaacaaagagcaagTCTCACAAAAGGCCACAGGAGAGCTACGGCGACCAGGGCCTGCCCACTGTCTGCGTGGCACAGAGAGCAGGCTCGGACAGCACAGTCTCATTCTTCAGCGCGgtggcagggaggagaggggggggagtgGCTCTCACAAGTGGAGACCTCTGCCTAGgcctgggagagagaggagagagcgtCCAGGCcatgctggagctggaggagacggCGGCGCCCAAAGATGCAgacagtgagaggaggaggtggacagagaggaggttGATAAGCTTCAGGGGCAGGGAGGAgcctgtggagagagagatggaggagatggacgGATACTGTGAGCCAGACACCACCTCAGACACTGCACCAATGATCACTGACTGA
- the tmem72 gene encoding transmembrane protein 72 isoform X1 produces MGNSESVWWIVVEFACRILGVSTATVLCAVGVDTLQQGEFNSLGIYLLVSSVAIMTFEMAYFLDALLFMCLPCPPNWQLFVLWGKMARIGGFHKFLYYSIMSVVCFLHPVLVWHAIIPGIMLLVTAFFNFILSKKTKSKSHKRPQESYGDQGLPTVCVAQRAGSDSTVSFFSAVAGRRGGGVALTSGDLCLGLGERGESVQAMLELEETAAPKDADSERRRWTERRLISFRGREEPVEREMEEMDGYCEPDTTSDTAPMITD; encoded by the exons ATGGGGAACTCAGAGAGTGTGTGGTGGATTGTAGTGGAGTTTGCCTGCAGGATCCTTGGTGTTTCGACAGCAACAG tgttgtGTGCTGTGGGAGTGGACACTCTACAACAGGGGGAATTCAACAGCCTCGGCATATACCTACT AGTGTCATCGGTTGCCATCATGACCTTTGAGATGGCCTATTTCCTGGACGCTCTCCTGTTCATGTGTTTGCC cTGTCCTCCAAACTggcagctgtttgtgttgtggggGAAGATGGCTCGCATTGGAGGCTTCCATAAGTTCCTCTATTACTCCATCATGTCAGTGGTCTGCTTCTTGCACCCTGTGTTGGTGTGGCACGCCATTATCCCAG GGATAATGCTTCTGGTGACCGCTTTTTTCAACTTCATACtcagcaagaaaacaaagagcaagTCTCACAAAAGGCCACAGGAGAGCTACGGCGACCAGGGCCTGCCCACTGTCTGCGTGGCACAGAGAGCAGGCTCGGACAGCACAGTCTCATTCTTCAGCGCGgtggcagggaggagaggggggggagtgGCTCTCACAAGTGGAGACCTCTGCCTAGgcctgggagagagaggagagagcgtCCAGGCcatgctggagctggaggagacggCGGCGCCCAAAGATGCAgacagtgagaggaggaggtggacagagaggaggttGATAAGCTTCAGGGGCAGGGAGGAgcctgtggagagagagatggaggagatggacgGATACTGTGAGCCAGACACCACCTCAGACACTGCACCAATGATCACTGACTGA